From the genome of Oryza glaberrima chromosome 1, OglaRS2, whole genome shotgun sequence:
tcctcctccgcctcccctcctcctcccgccgcttcccctccttCCCCATCACCCCCACCCGCGCGCACACACgcaccttcaccgccgccgcccacccgcgCAACCCCCGAGGTCCCCCCGCTCGTCAGCGCCGCggaggaagccgccgccgcgcgctccccccggcggcgagcgcgcaggGTGGCATCGGCGACGCCgcgcggcgggtggtggtggaagGGAAGTCGAGGAGGAGAGTGAAgaggaggggtggtggtggtgtcggGGCAGCGCGGGCAGGGGAAAGGCGAAGGCTGAGGGCGAGGATGCGGGCAGAGCGGGCAGGGCGGCCAGAAAGCCAAGCGGAGTGGGAATTTGGCAAAGaccgagggagaggagaggagagcccCCTGCCCCTGCGCCTTCTTATGGCCGCCGTCCGCATCCGTCCGTCTATAGAACCCCCGTTTTTGCATTTTACTCCCTACAAGATTTCTAATATATCCTTCCAAGATTGTAGCATTATCCTTTCTCTCATAGAGGCTTCAACCTGCTGCCTCTTCTTCGCATCAACGTGGTCGCTTTCAGCATGGTAAAGAGTACAGGAACTAGGGTTTAGAGTTTAGTGCTGAGGATCCTTAAATTCACGATATTGTAATATGTCCAGAAAAATGCATGAGAGGTGATACGTACTAATTAAACGCGGGAAGATGTAATAAGGAATGACGTAATAACGTGTCCCAAATACGCGCGGGAGGTTGTAGCAATTAAAAGCGGAAAAATAAATGTTAACGGTATTGGATGATGGAGTTTTAAGTCGGGTTTAATGTTTGATGTGTTCTAAATACACGATACtataatatgtccaaaataGTCTTGAGAGTCAGTATCGATTAAATGCGGGGAGAGATAATAAGGGACGAAGTGATGACGTGTTCCAAATACTCTCAAAAGATTGTACTAGTTAAAGGcggaaaataaattataacgGTATCACTACTATGTTGTTTACAAATGCCTTTTCTTGTGGGGTGCGGGTGGAGGGGGGCTTATAGCTATCCAATGGATCTATGTGTAAATACTAGAAAATTTTATCTCCAACCGATATTCCTCGCAAAGCATGTTTATCCATAGAAAGAAGGTGATGAAACTCTGCAGGGTGTAAACTGATAATCTTGGCAAGCATTAACTTTTATAAATACTCATTATTCACATAAAAGACAATAATAAATGCAGTATCAATATGTGGTGTATCCAAGCAAATCATTTATCAATAAATCCAATCAATTATTACTCAAAATGTGTGCGCATATGTGctttaattttgagttttagaTAAAGTAACTCGTTTTTTCACTGAACCGTCGCTTGATTGCAAACCCGCTAAGTATATGCAATTCGAGTTTATGACTTCGAGTCTGGTTGGTGTACATCGTTTCTGACGAAGATATCACAACCTATAATCCTTATGTATATTGGTATGTGGATCTTTACAAGCATAATATACAACCAAACACGTTTATGTGatgatattattttcaaaaCCACGGAATCAAAAGTGTAAATGAATAGAGTTTGAGGCAGTACAAAACAGGGGGTGGAAGTCTGATTAACGAATGCGTAAAGTATACATTCAAATATTTGAAAACCAAACATGCCAAAAACTAGCACGGTTAGATTCCAAGTTTTATACCAAGAACAGAAAACAAAAATGGGATAAAACATACTATTAGAAGCGACTACAAtccttatttttttcaaaagacaAACCTGTAACTATGCTATATGCATTTGAAACGGATTAACCAAAACCAGCTCGAAATTTTTCTTTTGGTAACGTAGGCAGAACTATGTTCATATTGAGAACGGATAAGCTACAGCCTTTCAAGATAAGCATGTCTGAATGCTCGTTGCTCGGTTGTCCACAGTAGTTTTGACTTTTGTCTTTTGATGTTAACCGTGACATGCACAGTTTCAGTTCAAAGGaacaaataaactaaaaaaaattgcaaggtTCTATCTGCAAATCGACACCAACACACGCACATTTTGACGATATTCACGAATCCACCATCCATTTCAAATCTAACAGCCCCCTCTACTCGGACGCCGTCCGTTGAGGCGTTGATGCCTGTCTCCcgcaaacaaaaagaaaaaaaaatactccaaaaaaaaagaagaagagaacacAAGAGAGAACGAGAGCGCCCATTATTCTGGAAACATAGCGACAACGAACCCCTGCGACTGCCAtcaatgacaagtgggcccaccCAAAGGTGGTCCCGGTGTGCCAGTTACGGCGCTCGCGTGCCCCTCTCCCCACCGGGCCCAGTGGAAGCTGGGGGTGGTGCAGATATTAGTAACAAAAGAATTTTGGTAGGATGATAaaagaataataaaatattaaaatacctTGCATGTATTGGTCCTTTTTGTGAAAAGAAGCACTTGGACTTTAGAGCAGAGAGCAGCAGGGGTTGGCTGGCTTGCTATGCTGGCAACGTTGGCAGGATCTCGATCCGTATTCTATTATGCTATGGTACTATAATCTTATCAAGCTGAAACAATATCAATCATTTTATtctaattttcatagtatccCGATCTTACTATTTATTTACACACGATTCTACGAAATCTTAGCTAGTATCACGATTCTACGatcctacaaaatattatttaaaataaggtgGATTGAAAATAATGTGAATAAATATTCTTAAGTTTTACataaaaaccaattaaatttatcaaaatcaatttatATGCGTTAATTTATacaacatattatatattttatattaaaaatatatacctTCTAAAATATGATAGTATCGtgatcttataatattataaatcaGAAAACGTTCCTAGTATCTCAAGACTGATTACCTTTGTTGGCTTTGGGTGTGGGTTTGGTTTGAGTTAGACACGGGTAGTTAAGGCACAAATCATTTCTTCATGCATTCACCCAAAAAGAAGGCTACTTAGTACTTACCGGTTCTTGAAACAGCCTTAAAAAGAGGTTAGTAATGATTCGAACCCAGGAAAATAAGGCTCATTTTGGTATGAGAAATAGTACCGGTACTCGAGACTTAATGCGTGACGATGATTTAATTTGACCAGTGCATAAATAAGTATGTGAATTGAAGTGCCATTATATTGTCATTGTCTATAAATACCAAGACAAACTGACTTTTTAGAAGGTTTTAGAAGGGAGAAGACAGGGATACGACACCATAACACAAAAGTAGACACAAAAGTATATGATGTTTTGGGATCTAGGAGTAGAATTTAGATGAAACGTTGACCTATTACACCCTCTAGCTACTATAACCACCATACGTGCACAGAAACATTGTGAGCTTACCCTCTCCCATGTGTAGAGGTGGATATCGACCACCATGACTCTCCTTTACAGCTTTGACATGATCTTGTCAACTCTTCCAAGTTTCAAAGGGCTTATTTGCATTTAGAGGTActccacaagaaaaaaaaaattaattcatCTTGCATGTAACAAAAACCAAGAAATCTAGTGCTGCaaatctcttcatttaagttttGATCTatgaaaattataaattaatatgtccatctcatttaaaaaatatagaaaataaaaaatacataatttttagatggagggagtatatgacaaagACAAGCTAGCAGTAGGATTGGGGAAAATGGACTGTTAGGATTAGCTCAAACACATCCCCATCCTCACCAAGCCTCGTCCATCACCTAAATCCTGAAGATTCCATAATAGTAAAAAGATTGTTAACTAGCTGAAATCCCGTGTGTTATTTCGGACATGCGTAGTTGTAGGTAATAATTAGGAAGAAACgctttttaaaacaaataagCATGAATAATCAACAATAACTAATAAGTTAAAGTGAAGATTAAgcattaataataataataataataataataataataataataataataataataataataataataataataataataataataataataatagcatACAGTATAAATGGTTGAGATTAAGCATGTAAGAGATCTAACGGCTCACCTTATTGCTTCACGTACGTTAAGGGCATCTGACAGAGTATTTGCATATGGTTTGCTAACTACATGAGTTTGACGCTATGAAATTTTacaaagaggaggaggaggaagaagaagaagctactCAGAAAGAACCAAACCGGCCTTACCTAGAATAACTGTCCTGCCCactaaattaattaaccaacatgTCTGAACACGGTCAAGAATGTCTAAACTGCCAGTGAAGTTGTTCTTAAACAAACATGAGCTAGCGACTGTGATTAACTAATCATATATAGTACACGTTTTGCCCCTAAACAACTGCTAGTTGCAGAGTGTTAGACCGGTCAACGAATAGTTTTCTCCTATTAGCcagtataattattttttccccAATAATCTGTGTGCCGTAGGGTAGGACTAGGAAGGCCTCGATTGTCAATGGCCGGTAAGAAAGTTAGGTATCCACCGAATAATAATGCACTGGAATGGAGTGGAGTGGACTTCATCACACAGGGAATCTCTTGCTCCGGAAATTATATGCATGCAGGGTTATGAACATGGCAGCGACAGTAGCTTCATCTTCATGGGACCCAAGTTTGACAAATTAGTGAAGCTTCGAggataaaaaaaagtagtaatgtgCGGAAGAATTTGTAAGTTTTAGAATCGGTcgtgacggtggtggtggcggcggtggtaaTGATGGTTGTCAGCAGCTACAAAACCTCTACCATTAGGCTTCCAGCAGGGAACTTATTTTCTCTAGTTTTTGGTAAGAATGATTACACTTACCCTTTGTTACCGAAGTTTTACTTTATACCATATGTACTCTATCTAATGTTTTCATATTggactaaatatttttaccatttttcactttggactcACCTAACACTTTTGTATAACCACATCCAACATCTCCTCCGCAAACATGTGAGCTACACATAAGTAGAAAAGATCATTGGCATGAGGACGCTGATGTACTCGTAAAGAGGGTGATCCAAAGAGTATAAAGGGTGAAAATTTCTAGTTCAAGGTGAAATGATTGGATAGAAGGCGATTCAAAATGAAACTTTGATAATAAAATGTGATAAACTGCAATTCACCCTATTAGGAATTATTCCCAACGTTTTAGAATGTTGTTTTGGTTTTGTCCAAAGTTAAACCACTTTAAATTAACTAGATTTATTTATAGGAAAACATaacaacatcaaattaatttcGTTAAATCCACAActgaatattaattatatttatttagtaTTAAAAATGCTAATATGTTTCCCGTAAACTTGACAAAAGGTGATGAAATTtgacttaggaaaaaaaaaacaccttacgTTCTTAAGCAGACAGAGAGAGTAGGGAGGTGTTTGGGATTCTGGACATGGAGGATGATTTGCTGTGAGGATATAGTTGTTCCTAATGTGCTGTTTCTTGAAAAAAAGTTGCCGTTCCAAATCAAGATACACTTTACGCTGGGCTTGGGCTGTTTTTACCATCCCGACCTGTGCAAGCTTGGGCCGAGCCCGTTTCCAGCCCAACTCAGACAGGCCCAGCTTTGCTTTGCGATTCGCGCTCTGACGTGCGCGGGATCGGTCGGTCAACCGCGACCGACCTACTCCGAAAGGCACACGTGACACGCCTTTGCCGCCTTTGCGATCTCAAAGCCAAAGCCGAGGGCACACGCCGCCTTTGCGATCGACTCGcgcgtctcctctcctccttccagGGCTCAGGCGAGGGGGGTACGGTGGTGGTGGGCTCGCCGGAGAGATGGCCGAGCGCAAGGTGATCAACAAGCACTACCCGGACGACTTCGACCCGTCCAAgatcccgcggcggcggcagcacaaGAAGCAGATGGTGGTGCGGATGATGCTGCCGATGACCGTGCGCTGCGCCGCCTGCGGCGAGTACATCGGGAGGGGGACCAAGTTCAACTCCCGCAAGGaggacgtcgccggcgagaggTACCTCGGCGCCGTCCAGGTGTTCCGCTTCTACATCCGCTGCTCCCGCTGCTCCGCCGAGATCGTGTTCCGGACCGACCCCGCGAGCGCCGGCTACGCGCTCGAGTCCGGCGCCACCCGCCCCTCCTACGAGCCgtggcccgcggcggcggcggaggcggggcgggaggaacgcggtggcggcgacgccatGACGGCGCTCGAGGGCCGGTGCCGCGACGCCAGGCGCGAGATGGGCGTGGACGCCGCGCTGGAGGAGATGCGGTCGCTCAAGTCGAGGCGCGCCGGGGTCACGCCGGAGCAGCTGCTGGAGTCGCTGCGCCGTCGCGGGGAGGCGCTGGCCgagctggaggaggacgacgagaagCTCATCAGCTCCATCGCGTTCGGCAACGCGAAAGAGCGCAGCCTCAGACggatcg
Proteins encoded in this window:
- the LOC127760763 gene encoding uncharacterized protein LOC127760763, yielding MAERKVINKHYPDDFDPSKIPRRRQHKKQMVVRMMLPMTVRCAACGEYIGRGTKFNSRKEDVAGERYLGAVQVFRFYIRCSRCSAEIVFRTDPASAGYALESGATRPSYEPWPAAAAEAGREERGGGDAMTALEGRCRDARREMGVDAALEEMRSLKSRRAGVTPEQLLESLRRRGEALAELEEDDEKLISSIAFGNAKERSLRRIDDGDDEDDEEDFFESCLARAAMATTSHQAKKRPPPPPRDAVKSLVVSKKRRPESMDQAAWPPSSGKTTASNGALQVLCCNYDDEE